CTGAGGGACGGCTAATTAATTTTTATCGAGAGGATACCGGAGAAAAGCTGCTGATTCCTGGTGAACTAGCACAAGCGCTACGAGATGAAGTTGTCGCAAGGCAGCAAGCAGAAGAACAAGCAGAAGCTGAACGTCAACGTGCAGAAGCTGAACGTCAACGTGCAGAAGCTGAATGTCAACGCGCAGAAGAAGCACAAGCGCAGGTAGAACAGTTAAAAGCAAGATTAAGATCGCTTGGTATATCCGATACTGAGTAACTTAAATTGCAAAATTTTCATAAACCTACTTAAATCATATTAAGATGAAATAAAAAAGTTGCACTAGCTCCGCGTTTTCGCTGATGCTATGTAAAAACTAACTATGTAGCTTCTATGCAGGGCAAGCAATCATCAATCAAGCCGAGGGTAAAGACGCGAAAGTTACGATTTTGGAGTTTTTTATTACTCTTGATTGTCAGTGCGATCGCTATCTTTCTGTTTTACCCGCGATCGCAACAGATAGTCAAAAGCGAAAGCAATTACGCTATTCATAGACGGCAAGAATTTAATCAGCCTGAATTCTACCCAATCAAGCCTAACGAAAACTTAAAACTTTACCGACCTGTCGGTGAGTGGGTAGGAAAACTGATTCTACCTAAGAAAGAACAGATAGACGCAAAATCGGACTGGTCGTGGTTACTAGTTCAACATGCACCAACTCAAGCGCAAAACCTCATCGGTCAAGTCGTTCGTTTGGAATGGAAAGACAAGCAAAACTCTTACGTAAAAACAACTACGCGAGATGTGCGTTTTACTCCTGGCACCATCAAAAGTCAAAATAAGGGAATAGTTCATCCAAACCGTCTCGACGGTCGTCTTGGTGTCGGACCGCTACAGTCACTCGCTGGTGCGAAACCGAATGATGATATGATTGTTACCTTAGACCGTGCCGATGTCGTGACGGGTAGTGACGGTAAACCAGTTCTGCAAATTGAGCAAGAACCAATCCAGGCAACCGGACGCTTTTACGCTTTAGTGAAAATCCTCAAGCCAGAAGTAGCAAACAGCACCTACCCCGCTCCAAAATTTTGTCCGGGAACGCGCCCCTGTCCGAGCGAATACTTCCGCGTTCGTCATTACAATCCGGCATCCGGTAACTTTGACGGACCAGAGGGAACAGTCAGGATTCCCCAGCAAATTTTAGATTCACGGGCATTTTTCTCATCTACTCCGCGCCAAATAGAAGCATCCCCCGCAGGCAAAGAAGGGTGGTATATATACGGTGCAAGAGATGCTAAAGGTATGTTTGTTGCTCAAGCAGTCGCACCGCGATCGCTCTTTAAAATAGAACCAGATCGCGTGTTGTTGGGAACATCCGCAGGGCTAAAATACATTAAAGTAGATAATTGGCGCAATACCGAGCAAAACAAAGGCAAGATTGAAACAGTTTTGCTCGATCCGACAGTAGCCCAACCACTGGTAGCGCTATCAAACTGGAAACCAGGAGATAAAGCGATCGTCATGCACCTATTTGGCGGTATTGGCGGCAAACAAGGTGAAATCAGTGGACTGATGCGTTTAGCAAACACTGTCCCCGGACACTTTGCCTTTGGGGTAGCTGAAGTAGTTCGCGACCCCTTCACGCAAGATTTACGATTTGACATCAAATATCATCAGGTTTACGCTCACAGTCCTGATGCGATGATATCCGGGACACACCGCTGGGCAGACTATATGGGTAACTTTCAATGGGGATGGGCTGCAACGCGACCGGTTTCTGATGTTGTCGTCAAGTTTGAACCTGTGACGCAAGATTATGATTTTGGTGGCATTAAGCTTTCACCCTTGCAGGAATTTACCCGGCAGTTGCAGATTATGATGGCTCGCTATCGAGTCGGAGATGGAACGGGAAGTGCAACAGTTAGCCCTGCTACTTCTTGCGTTCAAGATGCCAGTCAAGCGCTTTACATTACCTTGAAAGTTATCGAACAGCGAGTTACTTCAAATCCAGCAATTCAAAAGTGGCTTAACGATCATCCGAGCGATCCGCAAACTTTTCGCTTTGAAAAGCTAGTTTCTCTCGGTTCATCTTTAGAACGGCAATTGAGTCCTTTGGGGATAGTCCGTGGTGACTGGGAAAACAATGCATCTGTTTTAAGCGGAATCGGTAATGAACAAGAGCCAAGGCTATCTCAAAAGCGTAGCATCTGGGCAGCGCTGACGAGTTGGCGAACAATGTTACCCCGACAAGCGCATGATGAACTCGCTAGTATTTTCTTAAGCCAAAATGCGAAACTCTGGTTTCTGCGAAGCAACCAAATTGGCGGTTGGCAGCAGGATATTATTCCAGAAGAAGCAACGGCAGTACTTGGTAAGTTGAAGCTTCCCTTTACCAATGTTGCACCGATCCCGATTCTGTTGAATCGTGTATTAGGGTCTTTTGTCATACCTAACCAACAAGATTGGCTGATAGTGGGGGTGACATTATTGATTTATAGCGCGATCGCTCTACCCTTAGGCTTCTTTTCTGGATTTTTGCGCTTTCATATTTCCCCTGTCAACTTACCTAACCAGCTATTTACAGCATTTCGAGCCTCGATAATTCCCGCTTTTCTGGAAGAGTTAGTATTTCGCGTTTTGATGCTTCCCCACCCCATAGAACTAGTCAACTGGATAACGTGGTCATTGTGGGCAGCATTTTGTTTACTGCTATTTGTCCTTTATCACCCGTTCAACGCCAAAACCTTTTACAAAGCGGGAATTCCCACATTTTTTCAGCCAGTTTTCCTTGCATTAACGGCATTGTTGGGTTTAGCCTGTACGATCGCCTATGCATTGACCGGTTGTTTGTGGACAATAGCTTGCATCCACTGGATTATATTACTAGTTTGGCTGCTAGGGTTCGGAGGAATGCAAAAGTTGCGATCGCGCCACACACACCCAGCCTGAACCGAAGGCTAGTAAGCGTTAAGTTGAAACTTTGCACAGCATCTTTCCTGTAATGATGCTGATTTTTTTTTAGGTGTTTATTTCAGAATAGGAGGCGATTGCCTTCTGGATGCCTTTACCTCAAGCGATGGATAAAAATCTATATCAACCGCTGTCTCGTCCACTGTTTGTCTACGTCAACTACCACTGTGCCCAAGTCAAACCTGAAGTAAAGGAATTTGTCGAGTTCTACCTGGCAAAAGCTGCGAAGTTGGTTAATCAGGTTGGCTATATTCCTTTATCAGAGGAAGCCTATCATTTAGAT
Above is a genomic segment from Tolypothrix sp. NIES-4075 containing:
- a CDS encoding CPBP family glutamic-type intramembrane protease; protein product: MQGKQSSIKPRVKTRKLRFWSFLLLLIVSAIAIFLFYPRSQQIVKSESNYAIHRRQEFNQPEFYPIKPNENLKLYRPVGEWVGKLILPKKEQIDAKSDWSWLLVQHAPTQAQNLIGQVVRLEWKDKQNSYVKTTTRDVRFTPGTIKSQNKGIVHPNRLDGRLGVGPLQSLAGAKPNDDMIVTLDRADVVTGSDGKPVLQIEQEPIQATGRFYALVKILKPEVANSTYPAPKFCPGTRPCPSEYFRVRHYNPASGNFDGPEGTVRIPQQILDSRAFFSSTPRQIEASPAGKEGWYIYGARDAKGMFVAQAVAPRSLFKIEPDRVLLGTSAGLKYIKVDNWRNTEQNKGKIETVLLDPTVAQPLVALSNWKPGDKAIVMHLFGGIGGKQGEISGLMRLANTVPGHFAFGVAEVVRDPFTQDLRFDIKYHQVYAHSPDAMISGTHRWADYMGNFQWGWAATRPVSDVVVKFEPVTQDYDFGGIKLSPLQEFTRQLQIMMARYRVGDGTGSATVSPATSCVQDASQALYITLKVIEQRVTSNPAIQKWLNDHPSDPQTFRFEKLVSLGSSLERQLSPLGIVRGDWENNASVLSGIGNEQEPRLSQKRSIWAALTSWRTMLPRQAHDELASIFLSQNAKLWFLRSNQIGGWQQDIIPEEATAVLGKLKLPFTNVAPIPILLNRVLGSFVIPNQQDWLIVGVTLLIYSAIALPLGFFSGFLRFHISPVNLPNQLFTAFRASIIPAFLEELVFRVLMLPHPIELVNWITWSLWAAFCLLLFVLYHPFNAKTFYKAGIPTFFQPVFLALTALLGLACTIAYALTGCLWTIACIHWIILLVWLLGFGGMQKLRSRHTHPA